The following proteins come from a genomic window of Lachnoclostridium phytofermentans ISDg:
- a CDS encoding ABC transporter ATP-binding protein — MDKQSNKNTVNQGKGNEDYILEVRDLKKYYPIKSSVLGGSKNYVKAVDGVSFNIKRGTTMGLVGESGCGKTTIGRTILKLHEKSGGEVIFNGQDVHKLSKKALRALRPKMQIIFQDPYSSLSPRLPVGEIIGEAVRQHKIVPKEELNSYVDKIMESCGLQSFHADRYPHEFSGGQRQRICIARTLALNPDFVVCDEPVSALDVSIQAQIINLLKDLQKEYNLTYLFISHDLSVVEHISDTIGVMYLGTMVEYGDKVDIFKEPLHPYTKALFSAIPMPDPHAKKNRIILQGSIPSPANPPSGCKFHTRCSHCMDICKKEVPQPNDVGNGHIVRCHLYNSK, encoded by the coding sequence ATGGACAAACAATCTAATAAAAATACAGTAAATCAAGGAAAAGGCAATGAAGATTATATCCTTGAGGTACGTGATTTAAAAAAATATTATCCAATTAAATCGAGTGTACTAGGCGGATCTAAAAATTATGTAAAAGCAGTGGATGGTGTAAGCTTTAACATTAAGCGTGGTACTACGATGGGACTTGTAGGTGAGTCTGGTTGTGGTAAGACAACAATTGGACGTACCATTTTAAAACTTCATGAAAAATCTGGTGGAGAGGTTATCTTTAATGGACAAGACGTACACAAGCTTTCTAAGAAAGCATTACGTGCACTTCGTCCAAAGATGCAAATTATCTTCCAGGATCCTTATTCTTCTTTATCTCCGAGATTACCAGTTGGTGAAATTATCGGTGAGGCTGTAAGACAGCATAAAATTGTACCAAAGGAAGAATTAAACTCCTACGTTGATAAAATTATGGAATCTTGTGGTTTACAAAGTTTCCATGCAGACCGTTATCCACATGAGTTCTCTGGAGGACAAAGACAAAGAATCTGTATTGCAAGAACGCTTGCTCTAAATCCTGATTTTGTTGTCTGTGATGAACCGGTATCTGCTCTTGACGTTTCCATTCAGGCACAGATTATAAATCTTCTTAAGGATCTTCAGAAGGAATATAATTTAACTTATCTTTTTATTAGCCATGACTTATCTGTTGTTGAGCATATTTCCGATACAATCGGTGTTATGTATCTTGGTACCATGGTTGAGTACGGTGATAAGGTGGACATCTTTAAGGAACCACTACATCCGTATACAAAAGCGTTATTTAGTGCGATTCCTATGCCAGATCCTCACGCTAAGAAGAATCGAATTATCCTTCAGGGAAGCATACCTTCTCCTGCAAATCCTCCTTCAGGATGTAAGTTCCATACTCGTTGTAGTCATTGTATGGATATTTGTAAGAAGGAAGTACCACAGCCAAATGATGTTGGAAATGGTCATATAGTTCGTTGTCATCTCTATAATTCAAAATAA
- a CDS encoding ABC transporter permease, which translates to MWKYIVKRVLTSVVILFFVSMIIYTIIRCIPTSFIETLAREKASLPGAKSYTEWLDQLKATYGMDSGIIQGFFQWLASAVRGEFGDSWYFNIPVTEKFANVIWDSFYLGVVSFVLQIVIAIPLGILSARKQYSRTDYAITVFALIGISLPGFFFATILKLIFSIHLGWFDLYGKVGRYYGQLDAWGKFLDVAAHFVLPIATLTIISVGSLMRYTRTNMLEVLNSDFIRTARAKGLSESTVINKHAFRNTLIPIVTIIGGTLPGLFAGAMITETLFQIPGIGYTSYLAMTSGDIPFFMFYMTFMAALTLMGNLISDILYAVVDPRVRVG; encoded by the coding sequence ATGTGGAAATATATTGTGAAAAGAGTTTTAACTAGTGTAGTGATCTTATTCTTTGTATCAATGATCATTTATACAATCATCCGCTGCATTCCAACTTCCTTTATCGAAACACTAGCGAGAGAAAAAGCCTCTCTTCCAGGAGCTAAAAGCTATACTGAATGGTTAGATCAATTAAAAGCTACGTATGGTATGGATAGTGGAATTATTCAAGGTTTCTTTCAATGGTTAGCATCCGCAGTTCGCGGTGAATTCGGTGATTCTTGGTATTTTAATATACCAGTAACTGAGAAGTTTGCCAATGTTATTTGGGACTCCTTTTATCTTGGAGTAGTTTCTTTTGTTTTGCAGATTGTTATTGCAATACCACTTGGTATTCTTTCTGCAAGAAAACAGTATAGTAGAACAGATTATGCAATCACTGTATTTGCATTAATTGGTATCTCTTTACCAGGATTTTTCTTTGCAACAATTCTTAAATTAATCTTTTCTATTCACCTTGGTTGGTTTGATTTATATGGAAAAGTTGGTCGTTATTACGGCCAGTTAGATGCATGGGGAAAATTCCTCGATGTCGCGGCTCATTTTGTATTGCCGATTGCTACATTGACAATTATTAGTGTTGGTAGCTTGATGCGTTATACAAGAACCAATATGTTAGAAGTACTAAATTCGGATTTTATCCGAACAGCGAGAGCTAAGGGTCTTTCTGAAAGTACAGTAATCAATAAGCATGCATTTAGAAATACACTGATACCAATTGTAACAATCATTGGTGGAACACTTCCTGGATTATTTGCAGGTGCTATGATTACTGAAACATTGTTCCAGATTCCGGGTATCGGTTATACCTCTTATTTGGCCATGACAAGTGGTGATATTCCATTTTTCATGTTTTACATGACATTTATGGCAGCTTTAACATTGATGGGTAACTTAATATCTGATATTTTATACGCAGTGGTAGATCCTCGTGTACGTGTTGGATGA
- a CDS encoding ABC transporter permease: MENKNENNKQNQSNASLVQNNQPAQNEKTMNQSVERKMALDDDQRVKVLSPSMLVFKRFIRNKLAIIGSFIIVGMFLFAFVGGIVSPYNESQVFMGYEAMSKDYASVTRNKEFRYTTVDGKNFPSAVKAEVILAVNSGKSEFTSMGNVYALTKEGENLYRISLMDKYATATIIRGTADISVVDGKTLSEAVKNGFLAAIEAKETSFTVDGVTYQISNQGKEYSLGVLDDVALASHKILDAYNAATKLSLEFKLQAEKAFIEGKNSFEVEGVTYYIDSEGSSATIYYNENGNQVNYAQLSDFVVAPIGSDVFLDVEFKSLVQQAINDGETSVTQTDAEGNEVVYKIERKNEQYTVKADTETQLIQIYQSPSKSHWLGTDGNGMDIMTRLMYGGRISLMIGFIVVIIQTFLGVVLGGIAGYFGKWVDNLIMRIVDIFYCIPSLPLIIILGSIMDSLKVNPQVRIYFLMIIMGLLGWPGVARMVRGQILSLREQEFMTATEAMGISIPRRIFRHLIPNVIPQLIVMATMGLGGIILTESSLSFLGIGVKFPFASWGNIISAVSNVHVMTNYWFVWIPAGFCILLTVLAFNFIGDGLRDAFDPKMKR; this comes from the coding sequence ATGGAGAATAAAAATGAAAATAACAAGCAGAATCAAAGCAATGCTTCTCTTGTTCAAAATAATCAGCCTGCCCAAAATGAGAAAACTATGAATCAATCGGTAGAGAGAAAGATGGCACTCGATGATGATCAAAGAGTAAAAGTTCTATCTCCTTCCATGTTAGTATTTAAAAGATTTATTCGTAATAAACTTGCAATTATTGGTTCATTTATCATTGTTGGTATGTTTTTATTTGCATTCGTAGGCGGAATTGTAAGCCCATATAACGAAAGTCAGGTATTTATGGGATACGAAGCTATGTCAAAAGACTACGCTAGTGTTACTAGAAATAAAGAATTTCGTTATACAACAGTAGATGGGAAAAACTTTCCATCCGCTGTGAAGGCAGAAGTAATCCTTGCAGTAAATTCAGGTAAAAGTGAATTTACTTCTATGGGAAACGTATATGCATTAACAAAAGAAGGGGAGAATCTTTACAGAATTTCTCTTATGGATAAGTATGCAACTGCCACAATTATCCGTGGTACTGCAGATATTAGTGTTGTAGATGGAAAAACATTATCAGAAGCAGTTAAGAATGGTTTTTTAGCAGCAATTGAAGCAAAAGAAACTAGTTTTACTGTGGATGGTGTTACCTATCAGATTTCCAATCAAGGAAAAGAGTACTCCTTAGGCGTACTTGATGATGTTGCATTAGCGTCTCATAAGATTTTAGATGCTTATAACGCAGCTACAAAATTAAGCTTAGAATTTAAACTTCAAGCGGAAAAAGCTTTTATTGAGGGAAAAAATAGCTTTGAAGTGGAAGGCGTAACTTATTATATTGATTCAGAAGGAAGTTCTGCAACAATATATTATAATGAAAATGGTAATCAAGTAAACTATGCTCAGCTTTCTGATTTTGTTGTAGCTCCAATAGGAAGTGACGTTTTCCTTGACGTTGAATTTAAGTCATTAGTTCAACAAGCAATCAACGATGGTGAAACATCAGTTACTCAGACAGATGCAGAAGGCAATGAAGTAGTATATAAAATCGAGCGTAAAAACGAACAGTATACAGTGAAAGCAGACACTGAAACTCAGTTAATTCAGATTTATCAAAGTCCAAGTAAGTCACACTGGTTGGGTACCGATGGAAATGGTATGGATATCATGACTCGTTTAATGTATGGTGGTCGTATCTCCTTAATGATTGGATTTATTGTAGTTATAATTCAGACATTCCTTGGAGTAGTCTTAGGTGGTATAGCAGGTTACTTTGGTAAGTGGGTGGATAACCTAATCATGCGTATCGTAGATATCTTTTATTGTATTCCATCACTACCACTAATTATTATTCTAGGCTCTATCATGGATTCATTAAAAGTAAATCCACAGGTTCGTATTTATTTCTTAATGATTATTATGGGATTACTCGGATGGCCTGGTGTAGCACGTATGGTACGTGGTCAGATTCTTTCTCTTCGTGAACAAGAATTTATGACAGCTACCGAAGCGATGGGTATTTCGATTCCAAGAAGAATTTTCCGTCACTTAATACCTAATGTAATTCCACAGTTAATCGTTATGGCAACGATGGGTCTTGGTGGCATTATCTTAACAGAATCTTCTTTAAGTTTCTTAGGTATTGGAGTTAAGTTCCCATTTGCTTCTTGGGGTAACATTATTAGTGCAGTATCCAATGTTCATGTTATGACAAATTACTGGTTTGTTTGGATTCCAGCTGGTTTCTGTATTCTCTTAACCGTATTGGCATTTAACTTTATTGGTGATGGTTTACGTGATGCGTTTGATCCTAAGATGAAAAGGTAG
- a CDS encoding ABC transporter ATP-binding protein: MSEICLSVQHLKKYFTIGTDLFGHPTQYLKAVDDVSFDIPQGTTMGLVGESGCGKTTIGRTILRLHELTDGKVLFNGQDLAKLSKRKLRNLRPQIQIIFQDPYSSLSPRLTVGSIIGEAVSAHNIVPKSALKEYVLRVMKDCGLQPHYYERYPHEFSGGQRQRICIARAIALRPRFIVCDEPVSALDVSIQAQIINLLKDLQDKYDYTYLFISHDLSVVEHISDAVGVMYLGNMVEYGANEDIFNNPLHPYTKALFSAVPMPDPTVKMKRVILQGDLPSPANPPKGCKFCTRCPECMEICKTQAPEFKEITEGHKVACHLYK, encoded by the coding sequence ATGAGTGAGATATGCTTATCAGTTCAACATCTTAAAAAATATTTTACCATCGGAACAGATTTATTCGGTCATCCTACACAATATTTAAAAGCAGTGGATGACGTATCTTTTGATATCCCTCAAGGAACTACAATGGGATTGGTTGGCGAATCTGGCTGCGGAAAAACAACGATCGGAAGAACTATTTTACGTCTTCATGAATTAACAGATGGAAAAGTTTTATTTAATGGTCAAGATTTAGCGAAGTTATCAAAGAGAAAACTTAGAAATTTAAGACCGCAAATCCAAATAATATTTCAAGATCCTTACTCTTCCTTAAGCCCAAGACTTACCGTAGGATCCATTATTGGTGAAGCAGTCAGTGCACATAACATAGTCCCAAAAAGTGCTTTAAAAGAATATGTATTACGAGTAATGAAAGATTGCGGATTACAGCCTCATTACTATGAACGCTACCCACACGAATTCTCAGGTGGCCAAAGACAAAGAATTTGTATCGCACGAGCAATTGCACTACGTCCTAGATTTATTGTTTGTGACGAGCCTGTATCTGCACTTGATGTTTCCATACAAGCACAGATTATAAACTTATTAAAAGACCTTCAAGATAAATATGATTATACTTATTTATTTATTTCACATGACTTATCTGTAGTTGAACATATTTCGGATGCCGTTGGTGTTATGTATCTTGGTAATATGGTAGAGTATGGTGCAAATGAGGATATCTTTAATAACCCGCTTCATCCATATACGAAAGCACTCTTTAGTGCGGTACCTATGCCAGATCCAACTGTTAAGATGAAACGTGTTATATTACAAGGAGATTTACCATCTCCAGCCAATCCTCCAAAGGGATGTAAGTTCTGTACTCGTTGTCCGGAATGTATGGAAATTTGTAAGACACAAGCTCCAGAATTTAAGGAAATAACAGAAGGGCATAAAGTTGCTTGTCATTTATATAAATAA
- a CDS encoding ABC transporter ATP-binding protein codes for MSKEKKSAKKANYISGKESRKISSENRKITKEFEKKRNRRNIPKEEYMTQMKDSNNVVEFDNLHTYFFTDIGTVKSVNGVSFDIPTGKTVGVVGESGCGKSVTSLSLMQLVQRPQGQIVDGAIRFNTGKDVYDIAKTPNAEMRKLRGNQISMIFQEPMTSLNPVFRIGPQIDEVIELHNKSMSKNEVQTRSVDMLKLVGIANAEGVYKMYPHELSGGMRQRVMIAMALACNPRLIIADEPTTALDVTIQAQILDILRNLKNKINSSIMLITHDLGVIAEMADYVVVMYAGRVIEKGTVAEIFDNPSHPYTIGLMNSKPVVNKVVDRLYSIPGKVPNPVNMPNYCYFKDRCDRCVAACDGAYPGEVKLSDSHVVSCYRYSENKGGEA; via the coding sequence ATGTCAAAAGAGAAGAAAAGTGCAAAAAAAGCAAATTATATTTCAGGTAAAGAATCAAGAAAGATTTCTAGTGAAAATAGAAAGATTACAAAAGAATTTGAAAAGAAACGTAATCGTAGAAATATACCAAAGGAAGAGTATATGACTCAGATGAAAGACAGCAATAATGTTGTCGAATTTGATAATCTTCATACTTATTTCTTTACAGATATTGGAACTGTAAAATCAGTAAATGGTGTATCTTTTGATATACCAACTGGTAAGACAGTAGGTGTCGTTGGAGAATCTGGTTGTGGAAAAAGTGTAACAAGTCTTTCTCTAATGCAATTAGTACAACGACCACAGGGACAGATAGTTGACGGTGCAATTCGTTTTAATACAGGAAAAGATGTATATGATATTGCAAAAACTCCAAACGCTGAGATGCGTAAGTTAAGAGGAAATCAGATTTCAATGATTTTCCAGGAGCCAATGACTAGCTTAAACCCAGTATTTCGTATCGGACCTCAGATTGATGAAGTAATAGAACTTCATAATAAGAGTATGAGCAAAAATGAAGTACAAACTCGTTCCGTAGACATGTTAAAGCTTGTTGGTATTGCAAATGCAGAGGGTGTATATAAGATGTATCCTCATGAACTATCTGGTGGTATGAGACAGAGAGTTATGATTGCAATGGCACTCGCTTGTAATCCGAGATTAATTATTGCGGATGAACCAACAACAGCCTTAGACGTAACAATACAAGCACAGATTCTTGATATTTTACGTAACCTCAAGAATAAGATTAACAGCTCTATTATGCTTATTACCCATGACTTAGGTGTAATTGCTGAGATGGCAGACTACGTTGTTGTAATGTATGCCGGTAGAGTTATTGAAAAAGGTACGGTTGCTGAAATTTTCGATAATCCTAGCCATCCTTATACCATTGGTTTAATGAATTCGAAACCAGTAGTAAATAAGGTGGTGGATCGTTTATACAGTATACCTGGTAAAGTGCCTAATCCAGTTAATATGCCAAACTACTGCTACTTTAAAGATCGTTGTGATCGTTGTGTTGCAGCATGTGATGGTGCATATCCAGGGGAAGTAAAGTTATCAGATTCTCACGTTGTATCCTGTTATCGCTATTCCGAAAACAAAGGAGGGGAGGCATAA
- a CDS encoding ABC transporter substrate-binding protein, with amino-acid sequence MRKNKFKKALSVFLVLSMCVALAACGKKNSGNQSGENPSEGNNSGNSSDKPLVVGSLQFSEKFSPFFATTGYDREIADLTQVQMLTTDRTGGLILNSIEGETVPYNGTDYLYTGISDIAVSRDEAADTTTYNIKIRDDIKFSDGKVMDADDIIFSYYVLSDTSYDGSSTLYSTPIVGMLNYRKNNSNAESTVVTEDEIAKELASLSDASKEAINKEIIAPTLTSELDWVKGLYGKDSYKEYTEKYPVTKDLFAHFYSVDENYDASKVEDEAKVLEEITAAYGANYQALGEAYAGDETYFADQVKEVVSNVLLEEKLSKGGDEVPNIAGIKKISQTEVEVTTNGFDASAIYNICGITISPMHYYGDEAQYDYDNNNFGFTRGDLSIVKAKTTKPLGAGPYKFVKYENKVVYLEANEFYYKGEPKTKYLQYKETTEADKISGVGTGTIDIADPSGSVSAFDEIANYNSNKELSGDKIITSTVDNLGYGYIGFNADAIKVGNDPASEESKNLRKAIATILAVYRDVAIDSYYGEVASVINYPISNTSWAAPQKSDEDYKVAYSQGVDGNDIYTADMTADQKYEAATKAAIEFFKAAGYTFDDATGKFTKAPEGAKLEYEILIGGDGKGDHPSFAILAKAKETLATIGITLTINDPSDSNVMWDKIEAGTQEMFVAAWSATIDPDMYQTKYSTNIVGKGGSDSNHYHIADPQLDQLIMDARKSADQAYRKATYKTCLDIMLDWGVEVPVYQRQNCIIFAKDRVNTDTVTPDITTFWKWTNDIEKIEMK; translated from the coding sequence ATGAGAAAAAACAAGTTTAAAAAAGCATTGTCTGTTTTTCTTGTTTTATCCATGTGTGTTGCTTTAGCAGCTTGTGGAAAGAAAAATAGTGGCAATCAGTCAGGGGAGAACCCGAGTGAAGGAAATAATTCAGGTAATTCTAGTGATAAACCTTTAGTAGTTGGTTCCTTACAATTTAGTGAAAAATTTAGTCCATTTTTTGCTACTACTGGTTACGATAGGGAAATCGCTGACTTAACACAAGTTCAGATGTTAACTACAGATAGAACTGGTGGTTTAATTTTAAATTCAATTGAAGGTGAGACTGTTCCTTACAATGGTACAGATTATCTTTATACAGGTATAAGTGATATTGCAGTAAGCCGTGATGAGGCTGCTGATACCACTACTTATAATATTAAGATTCGTGATGACATTAAGTTCAGCGATGGCAAGGTAATGGACGCTGATGATATTATCTTCTCTTATTATGTATTATCTGATACTAGTTATGATGGAAGTTCTACATTATACTCTACACCAATTGTTGGTATGTTAAATTACCGTAAGAACAATTCTAATGCAGAGAGCACTGTAGTAACTGAGGATGAAATTGCTAAAGAGCTTGCTTCTTTAAGTGATGCATCAAAAGAAGCAATCAACAAAGAAATAATTGCTCCAACATTAACTTCAGAACTTGACTGGGTTAAAGGTCTCTATGGCAAAGATTCATACAAAGAGTACACAGAAAAATACCCAGTAACAAAAGATTTATTTGCTCACTTCTATAGTGTAGATGAGAATTATGATGCTTCTAAGGTAGAAGACGAAGCTAAAGTTTTAGAAGAAATTACAGCAGCTTACGGTGCTAATTATCAAGCACTTGGCGAAGCATATGCAGGAGATGAAACTTACTTTGCTGACCAGGTTAAGGAAGTTGTATCTAATGTATTATTAGAAGAGAAACTTTCAAAAGGCGGAGATGAGGTTCCTAATATTGCTGGTATTAAGAAAATCAGCCAGACTGAGGTAGAAGTTACAACCAATGGTTTTGACGCTTCTGCTATCTACAACATTTGTGGTATTACTATTTCTCCAATGCACTACTATGGTGATGAGGCTCAGTATGATTATGATAATAATAACTTTGGTTTTACTAGAGGTGATTTATCTATTGTAAAAGCAAAGACTACAAAGCCTTTGGGAGCAGGTCCTTATAAATTCGTAAAGTATGAAAACAAAGTTGTTTACCTTGAAGCAAATGAATTTTACTACAAGGGTGAACCTAAGACAAAGTACCTTCAGTATAAAGAAACAACAGAAGCTGATAAGATTTCTGGTGTTGGTACAGGTACAATTGATATTGCAGATCCATCCGGTAGCGTATCTGCTTTCGATGAAATTGCAAACTACAATTCAAACAAAGAATTATCCGGTGATAAGATTATTACAAGTACTGTAGATAATCTTGGTTATGGATACATCGGTTTTAACGCCGATGCTATTAAAGTTGGTAATGATCCAGCTTCTGAAGAATCTAAGAATTTAAGAAAAGCGATTGCTACTATATTAGCAGTATACCGTGATGTAGCTATTGATAGTTACTATGGTGAAGTTGCTAGCGTTATTAACTACCCTATCTCTAATACATCTTGGGCAGCACCACAGAAATCTGATGAGGATTACAAAGTTGCTTACTCACAGGGAGTAGATGGTAACGATATCTATACTGCAGATATGACAGCTGACCAGAAATACGAAGCAGCAACAAAGGCTGCAATAGAATTTTTCAAGGCAGCAGGATATACTTTTGATGATGCAACAGGTAAGTTTACAAAGGCTCCAGAGGGTGCTAAATTAGAGTATGAAATTTTAATTGGTGGAGATGGTAAAGGTGATCACCCATCCTTCGCGATTCTTGCTAAGGCAAAGGAAACTCTTGCTACAATCGGTATCACATTAACAATTAATGATCCATCTGATTCTAATGTAATGTGGGATAAAATAGAGGCTGGAACTCAAGAAATGTTTGTAGCAGCTTGGAGTGCAACAATAGATCCAGATATGTACCAGACTAAGTACAGTACAAACATTGTCGGTAAAGGTGGTTCTGATTCTAATCACTATCATATTGCTGATCCTCAGTTAGACCAGTTAATTATGGATGCTAGAAAGAGTGCTGACCAAGCTTACAGAAAAGCGACATATAAGACTTGTCTTGACATTATGCTTGATTGGGGTGTCGAAGTTCCTGTATACCAGAGACAGAACTGTATTATATTTGCTAAAGATCGTGTAAACACTGATACAGTTACTCCTGATATCACAACCTTCTGGAAGTGGACTAACGATATTGAAAAGATTGAAATGAAATAA